From Lytechinus variegatus isolate NC3 chromosome 16, Lvar_3.0, whole genome shotgun sequence, the proteins below share one genomic window:
- the LOC121430298 gene encoding WD repeat domain-containing protein 83-like, translating to MSESLPTKLVKILDCKQGAVRAVRFNVDGNYCMTCGSDKSLKLWNPKRGLLLKTYSGHGYEVLDARASIDNGHLCSCSGDKTVVLWDVASGKMMRKYRGHAARVNCVCFNEDSTVIFSGSIDATVKSWDCRSRKFDPIQTLEEARDSITSIHVTDHEILTGSVDGKVRRYDLRNGKMHADCISKPVTCVCFTKDGQCMLVSSQDSTLRLLDKDNGELLGEYQGHINKDYRIECCMNETDTHVVSGSEDGRICFWDLVEGSMTSTIEKAGKNVIPTLSFHPEEPCLLSASEGLVKVWRQQSYTEEDDLTG from the exons ATGTCTGAGTCATTGCCAACCAAACTAGTGAAGATCTTGGACTGCAAGCAAGGAGCAGTTCGGGCAGTGCGCTTCAATGTAGATGGTAATTACTGCATGACGTGTGGAAGTGACAAGTCCCTTAAGCTTTGGAACCCCAAAAGAGGACTTCTTTTAAAG ACCTACTCTGGCCATGGCTATGAAGTGCTTGATGCCCGTGCTTCGATTGACAATGGTCATCTGTGTTCATGCAGCGGAGACAAGACTGTTGTCCTCTGGGACGTGGCCAGTGGGAAGATGATGCGTAAATACAGAGGACATGCAGCAAGGGTCAACTGTGTGTGCTTCAATGAGGATTCCACTGTTATATTTTCAG GCTCCATCGATGCCACTGTGAAATCCTGGGACTGCCGATCGAGGAAGTTCGACCCCATTCAGACTCTAGAGGAAGCGCGGGATAGCATCACATCAATCCACGTCACCGATCATGAGATTCTAACGGGGTCTGTCGATGGAAAGGTCAGGAGATATGACCTCAGGAATGGAAAGATGCATGCTGATTGTATATCAA aGCCAGTTACCTGTGTCTGCTTCACCAAAGATGGCCAATGTATGCTAGTCTCTTCCCAAGACTCTACACTTCGTCTTTTAGACAAGGACAATGGAGAGTTGCTTGGAGAGTACCAGGGTCACATTAACAAAGACTACCGCATTGAGTGCTGCATGAACGAGACGGACACCCATGTAGTCAGCGGGTCGGAAGATGGGAGGATCTGCTTCTGGGATTTGGTTGAG GGCTCAATGACCTCAACGATTGAGAAGGCTGGAAAGAATGTGATCCCCACACTCTCCTTTCATCCTGAAGAACCGTGTCTTCTATCGGCATCTGAAGGACTTGTCAAGGTCTGGAGGCAGCAGTCTTATACTGAAGAAGATGACCTAACAGGATGA